The genomic window GACGTCATCGGTGCCATCGTCGATGGCGATGTTCCTGCAGACCAGCGTCGATCCCGAGCCGCAGAGCTCTTGGCCGTCACAGAACCTCTGATCGATGCGGCACTGGCCTACTACGCCGAATTCACCGAAGAGATCGATGCCGACCTTGCGACCCGGGCTCAGCTCGCCGACGATGTCGAGGCGTTGTGGCGTCGTCAACGAGCGCTGCTCGGGAGATGAAGCTCCTTCTCGACGAGATGCATGCCCCCAGCATTGCTGACGCCCTCACCACACAAGGCTGGGACGTCGTC from Acidimicrobiia bacterium includes these protein-coding regions:
- a CDS encoding CopG family transcriptional regulator, producing the protein MPVVSIRFSDEPLHQRLKDSAHRRDIGVSTLAERLINEGLRMDAHPLVVFRDGPSGRRPVLVGGPEVADVIGAIVDGDVPADQRRSRAAELLAVTEPLIDAALAYYAEFTEEIDADLATRAQLADDVEALWRRQRALLGR